Proteins from a genomic interval of uncultured Methanocorpusculum sp.:
- a CDS encoding HAD family hydrolase translates to MDNTLHDLRRARHCAADALMAYCGVFGDLHVYSLNKNPPTLIEDAVTLYLADGVEGDFNECTWLYHRLELACISPFEGIEEMLCELKSEGVRLAVISNADRVDMEKRIKYLGYEQYFDLIVTPETFGVKKPNPEVYQKTLEALGVLPEETVMIGDKKDWDVRPPRELGIKGVHATFGSLDKRDKICAVDSPEEFLELLKKG, encoded by the coding sequence ATGGATAATACTCTGCACGATCTGCGGCGGGCACGCCATTGCGCAGCAGATGCGTTAATGGCATACTGCGGGGTTTTTGGCGACCTGCATGTTTATTCCCTGAACAAAAACCCTCCAACTCTCATCGAAGATGCAGTAACCCTCTATCTAGCTGACGGAGTCGAGGGTGATTTCAATGAATGTACCTGGCTCTATCATAGGCTGGAACTTGCCTGTATCTCACCCTTCGAGGGAATTGAGGAAATGCTATGCGAATTAAAATCAGAAGGGGTCCGCCTGGCCGTCATCTCGAATGCAGATCGGGTAGATATGGAAAAACGCATCAAATACCTTGGTTATGAACAGTATTTTGACCTGATCGTCACGCCCGAAACATTCGGTGTAAAGAAACCGAATCCAGAGGTCTATCAGAAAACACTCGAAGCACTTGGAGTTTTACCGGAAGAGACGGTAATGATCGGTGACAAAAAGGATTGGGATGTACGACCTCCAAGGGAGCTGGGTATCAAAGGAGTACATGCCACCTTTGGTTCGCTTGATAAACGGGATAAAATCTGTGCGGTTGATTCACCGGAAGAATTTCTGGAACTCTTAAAAAAAGGTTAG
- a CDS encoding Mrp/NBP35 family ATP-binding protein codes for MSDQPEGCDGHCDSCSQKTDTCQQPKKADISVKHVILVLSGKGGVGKSTVSVNLAYALSNHGYQTGLLDLDIHGPSIGKMLGIEDLRLQAIGNKIMPVKITGSLKVISMALLLNETDSPIVWRGPMKAAAIQQFLGDVEWGDLDYLVVDLPPGTGDEALNIVQYAPNVEGAVIVTTPQDVAVLDSTKAIKFVEMMDLPVLGVIENMSGMVCPHCGEVVDLFGKGGGEKAAKQYNVPYLGAIPIDIEMRKAGDEGKPFIVRKPGETSPTWDAVDAVMENLIAEVEKREA; via the coding sequence ATGAGCGATCAGCCAGAAGGATGTGATGGTCACTGTGATAGCTGTTCACAGAAGACCGATACCTGCCAGCAACCCAAAAAAGCCGATATCAGCGTTAAACATGTAATCCTTGTTCTCTCGGGAAAAGGTGGTGTGGGAAAGAGTACGGTCTCCGTCAACCTCGCGTATGCCCTTTCGAACCACGGATATCAGACCGGTCTTCTTGATCTGGATATTCACGGTCCAAGTATTGGAAAGATGCTCGGTATCGAGGATCTTCGCCTTCAGGCAATAGGAAACAAGATCATGCCGGTCAAGATCACCGGTTCGCTGAAAGTAATCTCCATGGCACTTCTCTTAAATGAGACCGACAGTCCGATTGTCTGGCGTGGTCCCATGAAAGCTGCTGCGATTCAGCAGTTCCTTGGCGATGTTGAATGGGGCGATCTTGATTACCTCGTTGTTGATCTCCCGCCAGGAACCGGTGACGAAGCATTAAATATTGTGCAGTATGCGCCGAACGTTGAAGGGGCAGTCATCGTTACGACTCCTCAGGATGTTGCGGTTTTGGATTCCACCAAAGCGATCAAGTTTGTTGAAATGATGGATCTCCCGGTTCTCGGTGTCATCGAGAATATGTCTGGAATGGTATGTCCCCACTGCGGTGAAGTTGTCGATCTCTTCGGAAAGGGCGGAGGAGAGAAGGCAGCCAAACAGTACAATGTCCCCTATCTTGGCGCCATCCCAATCGATATCGAGATGAGAAAGGCCGGCGATGAAGGAAAACCATTCATTGTCAGAAAACCGGGAGAGACGAGTCCTACCTGGGATGCCGTTGACGCCGTCATGGAAAACCTCATCGCCGAGGTAGAAAAACGCGAAGCATAA
- the nifU gene encoding Fe-S cluster assembly scaffold protein NifU: MYSEKVMDHFTNPRNVGVIEDANGIGEEGNPSCGDIMKMYLKVENDVIIDAKFQTFGCGAAIASSSMATEMIKGKTLEEAWTLSNKAVAEALDGLPAIKMHCSVLAEETIHKAINDYLVKSGRETWGDGECSSCGHDCDTCEL; encoded by the coding sequence ATGTACAGTGAAAAAGTAATGGATCACTTCACCAACCCGCGAAACGTGGGTGTCATTGAAGATGCGAATGGTATTGGAGAAGAGGGAAATCCTTCCTGCGGAGATATCATGAAGATGTATCTCAAAGTTGAGAACGATGTCATCATCGATGCAAAATTTCAGACATTCGGTTGCGGTGCTGCGATTGCCTCCAGCAGCATGGCCACCGAAATGATCAAAGGAAAAACCCTGGAAGAAGCATGGACCCTCTCCAACAAAGCAGTGGCAGAAGCCTTGGATGGATTACCTGCAATAAAAATGCACTGTTCCGTTCTTGCCGAGGAGACCATTCACAAAGCGATCAATGACTATCTGGTAAAGTCGGGCAGAGAAACGTGGGGTGACGGAGAATGCAGCTCCTGCGGGCATGACTGTGATACCTGTGAACTCTGA
- a CDS encoding carbonic anhydrase, translating to MIETFIEGNKIFREQDFERKKERYMQLTSTQHPTVLWIGCSDSRVNPERITHCRAGELFTHRNIGNIVPTHDWNFATVLEYAVKHLKVKDIVICGHSDCGALNALDVDMSKDAYIPLWINNARDAQTRVDARLGEANTPEEKAIRKKEIEYENVRLQMEHLRSYPLVSMAEEKGCLEVHGLYYDLKTGALSKIA from the coding sequence TTGAAGGAAACAAAATCTTTCGGGAACAGGATTTCGAGAGAAAGAAAGAACGCTACATGCAGCTCACCAGCACCCAGCACCCAACGGTGTTGTGGATTGGCTGTTCTGATTCCCGAGTGAATCCGGAAAGGATTACTCACTGCCGTGCAGGGGAGTTGTTTACCCACCGAAACATTGGAAACATCGTTCCGACGCACGACTGGAATTTTGCAACCGTCTTAGAATATGCAGTCAAGCATCTGAAAGTAAAAGATATCGTGATCTGCGGTCACTCAGACTGTGGAGCTCTCAATGCTCTGGATGTTGATATGTCAAAGGATGCCTATATCCCTCTTTGGATCAACAATGCACGTGATGCTCAAACGAGAGTTGATGCCCGTCTTGGCGAGGCAAACACTCCTGAAGAGAAGGCTATTCGGAAAAAAGAGATCGAGTACGAAAACGTTCGCCTGCAGATGGAGCATCTTCGTTCCTACCCTCTTGTCTCCATGGCCGAGGAGAAAGGATGTCTGGAAGTACACGGTCTGTATTACGATCTGAAGACCGGCGCTCTTTCCAAGATCGCCTAA
- a CDS encoding ATP-grasp domain-containing protein, with protein MTVLIAEYTAVLDPALAPEGKAMVAALKKSFEACGHTAVMPTGSDFDSEIARLVPDCEYGLVIAPDEVLAKYTHTLELATHNIGSDSTAVAVCASKRLSGKLLAKVGIDVPAEVPVDHPGKRVIKPIKGAGSVGVRIAKDGELPGDDEMSVEYLEGEHFSVSIIGSRVVGEACGFYSGLPPIFLTINRQLCEVREDGTFAYHGGETPVHPPREAEMIEVAKKAIETLGCQGYVGLDMIVGEKIWVVDVNPRPTMSILGIVHVIEEEIADLLLKATIGLPPECVHYNGKTAKFDVVGGVVVQ; from the coding sequence ATGACTGTTCTCATCGCCGAATATACTGCAGTCCTTGACCCGGCTCTTGCCCCGGAGGGCAAAGCCATGGTCGCTGCGCTGAAAAAAAGTTTCGAAGCCTGCGGGCATACAGCTGTCATGCCGACCGGAAGCGATTTTGATTCTGAGATAGCACGTCTGGTGCCGGATTGTGAATACGGTCTCGTCATTGCCCCGGACGAAGTCCTCGCAAAATATACCCATACGCTGGAACTTGCTACCCACAACATCGGTTCGGACAGCACGGCGGTCGCGGTTTGTGCAAGCAAACGGCTCTCCGGGAAACTACTCGCGAAGGTCGGCATTGATGTGCCGGCTGAAGTCCCTGTCGATCATCCAGGCAAACGCGTGATAAAACCAATCAAAGGTGCAGGTTCCGTAGGTGTACGGATCGCAAAAGACGGCGAACTGCCCGGAGACGACGAGATGTCCGTCGAGTATCTCGAAGGCGAACATTTCAGCGTCAGTATCATCGGCAGCCGCGTTGTCGGAGAAGCCTGCGGATTTTACAGCGGTCTTCCGCCAATCTTCCTGACAATAAACCGTCAGCTCTGCGAAGTCCGTGAGGACGGCACATTCGCATATCACGGCGGCGAGACGCCGGTCCACCCGCCCCGCGAGGCTGAGATGATCGAAGTTGCCAAAAAAGCAATCGAGACGCTCGGCTGTCAGGGATATGTCGGTCTTGACATGATTGTCGGCGAAAAAATCTGGGTCGTCGATGTAAATCCCCGCCCAACGATGAGTATCCTTGGTATCGTGCATGTCATCGAAGAGGAGATTGCCGATCTTCTGCTGAAGGCGACGATTGGTCTGCCGCCGGAATGCGTTCATTATAACGGCAAAACCGCAAAATTCGACGTTGTCGGCGGAGTAGTTGTACAGTGA
- a CDS encoding Coenzyme F420 hydrogenase/dehydrogenase, beta subunit C-terminal domain: MSAKGDMCYAWTKDAGIKGECGGAVTSLLKYMLENKIVDMVLTVKKGVDLYDPQPAFITDPAELASTAGSLHCGTLLLPKLIKKYLNGAKDMKVAVTVKGCDAKAMYELAKRNQINLDNVVMIGLNCGGSVTPFMARKMIAEKYGVDPDCVFKEEIDKGQFIIEYTDAEGKHQHKGISIDELEEEGLGRRLNCQRCETKIPRQADIACGNWGVFGEKAGKATFVEICSEKGAMIFDGAVKSGIIDTCAPEAKGLEIRGKIENVMVKMGKKNQKKQFEALGEGSEKLGLIMKESSRCIKCYSCIESCPICYCVECSTKKPHLVRPGIIPPDFMFQMIRFAHIADSCINCGQCQELCPMDIPNSLFMHSQQVELEKMFGHTPGVDMELPVLAFAEEADERARLHATGSDMIYENVFGGEE; this comes from the coding sequence ATGTCAGCAAAAGGCGATATGTGCTATGCATGGACCAAAGATGCAGGCATCAAAGGAGAATGCGGAGGAGCAGTGACGTCACTTCTCAAGTACATGCTTGAGAACAAGATCGTTGACATGGTCCTGACCGTCAAAAAAGGTGTTGACCTCTACGACCCGCAGCCGGCATTCATTACCGACCCGGCCGAACTTGCCTCCACAGCAGGATCACTCCACTGCGGTACGCTTCTTCTGCCAAAGCTCATCAAGAAATACCTGAACGGTGCAAAAGACATGAAAGTCGCCGTTACCGTCAAGGGATGCGATGCAAAAGCAATGTACGAACTTGCCAAGCGTAATCAGATCAACCTGGACAACGTTGTGATGATCGGTCTGAACTGCGGTGGATCAGTCACCCCGTTCATGGCAAGAAAGATGATTGCCGAGAAGTACGGTGTTGACCCGGACTGTGTTTTCAAAGAGGAAATCGACAAAGGTCAGTTCATCATTGAATACACCGATGCAGAAGGCAAACACCAGCACAAAGGTATCTCAATCGACGAGCTGGAAGAGGAAGGTCTCGGGCGCCGTCTGAACTGTCAGCGCTGCGAAACCAAGATCCCCCGTCAGGCAGACATTGCCTGTGGAAACTGGGGTGTCTTCGGCGAGAAAGCCGGCAAGGCAACCTTTGTTGAAATCTGCTCGGAGAAAGGTGCAATGATCTTCGACGGCGCCGTAAAATCCGGCATCATCGACACCTGCGCACCCGAGGCAAAAGGTCTCGAGATCCGTGGAAAGATCGAGAACGTCATGGTCAAGATGGGTAAGAAGAACCAGAAGAAGCAGTTCGAAGCTCTCGGTGAAGGTTCTGAGAAACTCGGACTTATCATGAAAGAAAGCAGCCGCTGCATCAAATGTTACTCATGCATTGAAAGCTGCCCGATCTGCTACTGTGTTGAGTGTTCTACCAAGAAGCCCCACCTCGTTCGCCCAGGAATCATTCCACCGGACTTCATGTTCCAGATGATCAGATTCGCACACATTGCAGATTCCTGTATCAACTGTGGTCAGTGTCAGGAACTCTGTCCGATGGATATCCCGAACTCACTCTTCATGCACTCCCAGCAGGTTGAGCTTGAAAAGATGTTCGGACACACACCTGGTGTCGACATGGAGCTCCCGGTCCTCGCATTCGCAGAAGAAGCCGACGAGCGTGCACGTCTGCATGCAACCGGCTCCGACATGATCTACGAAAACGTGTTCGGCGGAGAAGAGTAA
- the nifS gene encoding cysteine desulfurase NifS, translated as MAEKIIYMDHAATTYTAKEVVETMLPYFSEEFGNPSSVYSLGQSNKTALDLARKQVASAINAQPDEIFFTNGGTESDNWALKGVAFANERKGKHIITTAIEHHAILHSCQWLASRGFDITYLPVDKYGMVSPEAVEKAIIPDTILISVMYANNEVGTIQPIAQIGKIARDHGIYFHTDAVQAVGHVPIDVVADNIDLLSLSGHKFYGPKGTGALYIRKGTRIQNFIHGGAQEKKRRAGTENVPGIVGLGVAIERAVNEMPEETKRLSALRDELTRELLKIPATHLNGHPTKRLPNNTNIIFEYIEGESILLFLNMNGICASTGSACNSASLEPSHVLTAMGVSHEIAHGSIRLTVGERTTEQDVKFVIAALTEIVAKLRAMSPLTPKELRNVQ; from the coding sequence ATGGCTGAAAAAATTATCTACATGGATCATGCCGCTACGACTTACACCGCAAAAGAGGTCGTGGAGACAATGCTGCCCTACTTCTCCGAAGAGTTCGGCAACCCTTCTTCTGTTTATTCTCTGGGGCAGTCAAACAAGACAGCTCTTGACCTTGCCAGAAAACAGGTAGCATCGGCAATCAATGCACAACCTGATGAGATTTTCTTCACCAACGGCGGAACTGAATCGGACAACTGGGCACTGAAGGGCGTGGCATTTGCCAATGAACGAAAAGGAAAACATATCATTACAACCGCGATCGAGCATCATGCGATTTTGCATTCCTGTCAATGGCTCGCGTCACGGGGATTTGATATTACGTATCTTCCCGTGGACAAATACGGGATGGTTTCCCCAGAGGCGGTCGAAAAAGCGATCATACCCGATACGATCCTCATCTCTGTTATGTATGCAAACAACGAAGTCGGCACGATACAGCCTATCGCCCAGATCGGAAAAATCGCCAGAGATCATGGAATCTACTTCCACACGGATGCAGTCCAGGCAGTAGGCCACGTTCCAATTGATGTCGTCGCTGACAACATCGATCTTCTCTCGCTCTCCGGCCACAAATTCTACGGACCAAAAGGTACTGGGGCCCTCTATATCCGTAAAGGAACCCGGATCCAGAACTTCATTCACGGCGGAGCTCAGGAAAAGAAACGCCGGGCAGGTACTGAAAATGTTCCCGGAATCGTAGGGCTTGGTGTTGCAATCGAACGTGCAGTCAATGAGATGCCTGAAGAAACAAAACGGCTTTCAGCACTGAGAGACGAACTTACCCGTGAACTTCTCAAAATCCCGGCAACACATTTGAACGGTCACCCGACAAAACGCCTGCCAAACAACACGAACATCATCTTCGAGTACATCGAGGGGGAATCTATTCTCCTATTCCTGAATATGAATGGCATATGTGCATCGACCGGAAGTGCCTGTAATTCGGCATCACTTGAACCATCACACGTCTTAACGGCAATGGGAGTCTCGCATGAAATTGCACACGGGTCAATCCGGCTTACCGTCGGTGAACGAACAACTGAACAAGATGTGAAATTTGTGATAGCCGCACTCACAGAAATAGTGGCAAAACTCAGGGCAATGTCCCCGCTTACCCCAAAGGAGCTGAGAAATGTACAGTGA
- the fdhF gene encoding formate dehydrogenase subunit alpha, producing the protein MEVKYVTTTCPYCGTGCSFNLVVKDGKIIDAQPCQRSPVNEGKLCPKGVYGFEFINSPDRLTTPLIKKDGKQVPATWDEALAVIAENFAKYKPEEMTVISSARCCNEDNYAMQKFARVVLKTPNVDHCARLCHAPTVAGLNMVFGSGASTNSFMDLANCSLAFIIGSNNFEAHPLAARRIMQAKKKGAKVIVCDPRLTPTAKQADLHIQHYPGTDIQLLNCLMKNIIENDWVDHEFVDNRTNGYEELKACVTQDKYSLENTSKVCGVPVEKLQLALQWLRENQHKTAFVHCLGITQHTVGVDNVRSIAFVQTLLGNIGKPGCGVNALRGQNNVQGSCDMGALPNVYAGYLSVTNPDAAKKVAEYWGVTDLPSGKLGLHIPEMLETLEHEPEKLKCLYLLGENPVMSDPNSKGVEKAMANCEFFVVQDIFETETTKYADVVLPGSCYAEEDGTQTNAERRVQRFRKAQDAPGEAKLDWEIMKMIATKMGYGDKFAWETSEDVFNEMRKITPQYAGITYAKLEGDGIQWPCPTEDHPGTPILHITSFAGMPDGKAKLQAIEHRAPAEVIDEEYPFWLTTGATIWHWPSGSMTRRCTQLDRDCPTAWLEMNKKDAAKLGIADGEKVLLSSRRGEVAVAARVMEDIKEGVFFMPFHFIEARANLVTNTAYDPVSRTPEYKVCAVKVTKQEA; encoded by the coding sequence ATGGAAGTAAAGTATGTAACAACCACCTGCCCGTATTGCGGGACCGGCTGTTCCTTCAACCTTGTCGTGAAGGATGGCAAAATTATCGATGCCCAGCCGTGTCAGCGCTCTCCGGTCAATGAGGGAAAACTCTGTCCGAAAGGTGTATACGGATTCGAGTTCATCAACTCTCCCGACCGCTTAACGACTCCTCTTATTAAAAAAGACGGAAAACAAGTACCGGCAACCTGGGATGAGGCACTCGCCGTCATCGCAGAGAACTTCGCCAAATACAAGCCCGAAGAAATGACGGTCATCTCTTCTGCCCGCTGCTGTAACGAAGACAACTACGCCATGCAGAAGTTCGCCCGTGTCGTCTTAAAGACGCCGAACGTGGACCACTGCGCCCGTCTGTGCCACGCACCGACCGTCGCCGGTCTGAACATGGTCTTTGGATCCGGTGCATCCACCAACTCCTTCATGGATCTGGCAAACTGCAGTCTTGCTTTTATCATTGGTTCCAACAACTTTGAAGCCCACCCGCTTGCAGCCCGCAGAATCATGCAGGCCAAGAAGAAGGGAGCAAAGGTCATCGTCTGTGACCCGCGTCTTACCCCGACGGCAAAACAGGCAGATCTCCACATCCAGCACTACCCGGGAACCGATATCCAGCTCCTGAACTGTCTGATGAAGAACATCATCGAGAATGACTGGGTTGACCACGAATTCGTCGACAACCGTACAAACGGCTACGAGGAACTCAAGGCATGCGTCACTCAGGACAAATACAGCCTCGAGAACACCTCCAAAGTCTGCGGTGTCCCGGTCGAGAAACTCCAGCTCGCTCTCCAGTGGCTCCGTGAAAACCAGCACAAGACCGCATTCGTCCACTGTCTCGGTATCACGCAGCACACCGTAGGTGTCGACAACGTCAGATCGATCGCTTTCGTCCAGACCCTCCTTGGAAACATTGGTAAACCCGGATGCGGTGTCAACGCACTTCGCGGTCAGAACAATGTTCAGGGATCCTGTGATATGGGAGCACTCCCGAACGTATACGCAGGATATCTGAGTGTCACCAACCCCGACGCAGCAAAGAAAGTTGCAGAATACTGGGGCGTTACCGATCTGCCGTCAGGCAAACTCGGTCTGCACATCCCGGAGATGCTCGAGACCCTCGAACACGAACCGGAAAAACTGAAATGCCTGTATCTGCTCGGCGAGAACCCTGTTATGTCCGACCCGAACAGTAAGGGTGTCGAGAAAGCAATGGCAAACTGCGAGTTCTTCGTTGTCCAGGATATCTTCGAGACCGAGACGACCAAATACGCAGATGTAGTCTTACCGGGATCCTGCTATGCAGAAGAAGACGGCACCCAGACCAATGCCGAACGCCGTGTCCAGAGATTCAGAAAAGCTCAGGATGCACCCGGAGAGGCAAAACTCGACTGGGAGATCATGAAGATGATCGCAACCAAGATGGGATACGGCGACAAGTTCGCATGGGAAACCTCCGAGGATGTTTTCAACGAGATGCGCAAGATCACCCCGCAGTATGCAGGTATCACCTACGCAAAACTCGAGGGAGACGGTATTCAGTGGCCATGCCCGACCGAAGACCACCCGGGAACCCCGATTCTGCACATCACCTCGTTTGCAGGAATGCCCGACGGCAAAGCAAAACTCCAGGCAATCGAACACCGTGCACCGGCTGAAGTGATTGATGAGGAATATCCGTTCTGGCTCACGACCGGAGCAACCATCTGGCACTGGCCGTCAGGATCGATGACCCGCAGATGCACCCAGCTCGACCGTGACTGCCCGACAGCATGGCTCGAGATGAACAAGAAGGATGCAGCAAAACTCGGCATCGCAGACGGCGAGAAAGTCCTGCTTTCTTCACGCCGCGGAGAAGTCGCAGTCGCAGCACGCGTGATGGAAGATATCAAAGAAGGCGTGTTCTTCATGCCGTTCCACTTCATCGAGGCACGTGCAAACTTAGTCACGAACACCGCATACGACCCCGTATCCAGAACACCGGAATACAAAGTCTGTGCTGTGAAAGTTACCAAACAGGAGGCCTAA